The Gordonia mangrovi genome includes the window AGCCGAAATCGTAGCTCGGGGTCAGGGCGCGCCGGGTGCGCCGATCGCGGACCTGCGCCCGCAGGTGTGCACGCGCCAACATCTCGGCCCCCCGGTTGCCGACCCTGAACTGCTTGAAGTGCAGTACCCCGAACACCATCAGCGCCTCGAGGGCTGTGGTGTTGATCAGCCGGGCGATGCGCTGGGTGGCCGGCACCCGGGCGAAGATCCTCTGCACCGGCCTCGGGATGGGGAAGTCGAGTTTGGGCACCACCCAGATCGGCGTGCGCTGGAATACGGTGAGAGTTCTTGCTCGGCGAGCGATCTCGGGGACCAGCTGGACCGCGGTGGCGCCGGTACCGACGATCGCGACGCGCTCGCCGGCGAAGTCGTGGCCGTCGTCCCACGCGGCGGTGTGGATGATCGTGCCGCCGAACGCGTCGAGGCCGGGAAAGTCGGGGGTGTGCGGCTGGGAGAGGAATCCGGTGGCCGTGACGAGGTATCGGCAGGTCCGCGTCGCACCGTCGTCGGTGCCCACCCGCCACAGATTGTCGTGCTCCTCCCACTGCGCGTGGGTCACCGCGGTGGCGAACTCCATGTGGCGCTTGAGGTCGTAGGTGTCGGCGACATGTTCGGCGTACCGCTTGAGTTCGGCTCCCGGGGCGAACAGTCGTGACCAGTACGGGTTGGGTTCGAACGAGTACGAGTAGGTGACCGAGGCGATGTCGACGGCCAGGCCCGGATAGTGGTTGACGTGCCAGGTGCCGCCGAGATCCCGTTCGCGTTCGAGGATAGCGATGTTCTCGACACCGAGGCGCTTGAACTCGATCCCGGCGCCCAGGCCACCGAAACCCGCACCGACGATCACCACGTCGTGGTCGGGCTGCGTCGTCCCCGCCACCGCCATCCGCACCCCCTCGGGTCGAGTCGTCGATCTGGGCGTGACCATGTGGGTGTTACTGCTGGAAACACTAATCGACGGAGCTGCGCGAGACCAGGCCCCGGCACACATCGGGGCGGCGGCGACTGTGAGGTTGGCGTTACCGTGCCGCGACACCTTGTGCCGCTGCGGTAATTGCCCGGTAACAGCGGTTCACCACCATCGGCCCATGGACAAGAATCTTCTCGAACGCAGCCTTGCGCTGGTCGACCTTCCCGACGACGGGCTCACCGTCCGGTTCTACGAG containing:
- a CDS encoding flavin-containing monooxygenase gives rise to the protein MAVAGTTQPDHDVVIVGAGFGGLGAGIEFKRLGVENIAILERERDLGGTWHVNHYPGLAVDIASVTYSYSFEPNPYWSRLFAPGAELKRYAEHVADTYDLKRHMEFATAVTHAQWEEHDNLWRVGTDDGATRTCRYLVTATGFLSQPHTPDFPGLDAFGGTIIHTAAWDDGHDFAGERVAIVGTGATAVQLVPEIARRARTLTVFQRTPIWVVPKLDFPIPRPVQRIFARVPATQRIARLINTTALEALMVFGVLHFKQFRVGNRGAEMLARAHLRAQVRDRRTRRALTPSYDFGCKRPTFSNSYLRAFNDRHVSLETSSIDRLEPDAIVTVDGERIEVDALVLATGFDLWEANFPAFRIVGRGGRDLGEWWRANRFQAYEGIAMPRFPNLLSLNSPYSYSGLSYFTTIEGQMTHIRRLFGELRRRSATTFEVTEQANAEFLARVTEKLGSSVFYNGDCSSARSYYFNQHGEAALLRPSSTLATQREMDRYPLDDYVYS